One window from the genome of Dermacentor silvarum isolate Dsil-2018 chromosome 7, BIME_Dsil_1.4, whole genome shotgun sequence encodes:
- the LOC119457910 gene encoding homeobox protein Nkx-3.2 translates to MQLHRHSASRDEAHMQTLRELAIPLLKERNHSGTAGGAGGNNNNNGSAAVGGSCGGAGGGTGSGLAPSAGPRVAALPISLQNIAYVSVLRRAVAQATAAAEANAAAAAAAAVAAAAAAAAKSSRNGQGRPAKLSFSVRDILDLTRSSEPTDSPRSYLEEVAEEVEVRRLEVVRSAVVFRRPDLCGGPAGGWTTSGHVHGGNPAAGGLGQDLGASPYSLHYGGVCSDTAYRWFHPTPDMLSYGALALGSMGGGGMDALQGQLPVGSDPSPLLSEAGELGEPPALAASPHQESPALPTGSTPLVAPSSVSPGSMRPLLGPASPNDSESSKPSVDLAVDDSNSEDEDGSDLKGDDLGPGGGQNRDGGGSSGPGSQQQPQKKRKRRVLFSKAQTYELERRFRQQRYLSAPEREHLASIIRLTPTQVKIWFQNHRYKTKRARQEKGLDGSAGAGNPLPSPRRVAVPVLVRDGKPCQPGSLKDGTSSVLPPPPGGPVPFPGDLGSAAAAAVATCMGSFGGSVMPTYSHPMIPPQPRWW, encoded by the exons ATGCAGCTGCACCGGCACAGCGCGTCCCGCGATGAGGCCCACATGCAAACGCTGAGGGAACTAGCCATTCCGCTTCTCAAAGAACGAAACCACAGTGGCACCGCTGGTGGTGCTGGtggtaacaacaacaacaacggcagTGCTGCGGTCGGTGGTAgttgtggtggtgctggtggcgGCACAGGCTCGGGTCTGGCTCCGTCCGCAGGACCGCGGGTCGCCGCGTTGCCCATCTCCTTGCAGAACATTGCGTACGTGTCGGTGCTTCGGCGGGCCGTGGCCCAAGCCACAGCCGCGGCCGAAGCCAATGcagcggccgctgcggccgcagcCGTGGCTGCTGCGGCAGCCGCGGCTGCCAAGTCGTCCAGGAACGGCCAGGGGCGGCCGGCCAAGCTCAGTTTCTCGGTGCGCGACATTCTGGACTTA ACTCGTTCCTCGGAGCCAACGGACAGTCCCCGGTCTTACCtggaggaggtggcggaggaggtgGAGGTACGTCGGTTGGAGGTGGTCCGGTCGGCGGTGGTGTTTCGGCGTCCTGACCTGTGCGGCGGGCCCGCTGGTGGCTGGACCACGTCCGGACATGTCCACGGTGGCAACCCGGCCGCGGGCGGCCTGGGCCAGGACCTGGGAGCGTCTCCGTACTCGCTGCACTATGGCGGAGTGTGCTCGGACACGGCGTACCGGTGGTTCCACCCGACGCCGGACATGCTCTCGTACGGTGCCCTTG CGCTGGGCTCGATGGGTGGCGGAGGCATGGACGCATTGCAGGGACAGCTCCCCGTGGGTTCGGACCCCTCACCGCTCCTCTCGGAGGCCGGAGAGCTGGGCGAGCCTCCGGCACTCGCGGCCTCGCCCCACCAGGAGTCGCCAGCGCTGCCTACCGGAAGCACGCCGCTCGTGGCGCCCTCTTCCGTGTCCCCGGGATCTATGAGACCTCTCCTGG GACCGGCGAGCCCCAACGACTCAGAGTCATCAAAGCCGTCAGTGGACCTCGCGGTGGACGACTCAAACAGCGAGGACGAGGATGGCTCCGACCTCAAGGGCGACGACCTCGGGCCGGGCGGCGGGCAGAACCGCGACGGCGGCGGGTCTTCTGGTCCCGGCTCCCAGCAACAACCCCAAAAGAAACGGAAACGCCGCGTCTTGTTCTCCAAAGCACAGACGTACGAGCTCGAGAGGCGTTTCCGGCAGCAGAG GTATCTGTCTGCTCCCGAACGCGAGCACCTGGCCTCCATCATCCGGCTGACGCCGACGCAGGTGAAGATATGGTTCCAGAACCACCGCTACAAGACGAAGCGCGCCCGGCAGGAGAAGGGCCTGGACGGGTCGGCCGGCGCCGGCAACCCGCTGCCGTCGCCTCGTCGGGTTGCGGTGCCCGTCCTGGTGCGGGACGGAAAGCCCTGCCAGCCCGGATCGCTCAAGGACGGAACCTCGTCCGTCCTGCCCCCGCCACCGGGAGGACCGGTACCGTTTCCCGGCGACCTGGGCTCAGCAGCCGCGGCGGCAGTGGCTACGTGCATGGGATCCTTCGGAGGGAGCGTGATGCCCACCTACTCGCATCCGATGATACCACCGCAACCCAGGTGGTGGTGA